Genomic segment of Cytobacillus suaedae:
ATAGCTAATGCGATTGAGCCTCCAATTAAACCAAGGCCGATCACTAATACATTACCTTCCATGAATACTACCTCCTCACTTTACCGCTTTTAACTATTAAAGCACTTTCTTATTGAATTGACAAGTGAATTAGCAATATTGGGATAAACCAAAAGGTGTCAGGAAAACCTGACACCTTTTGGTTTATTTAGATTCATTTTTATAGAAGATTCTTGATCCTATGATTCCAATTATTCCAAGCCCTATAAATAAGACAGCCCTTATAAAGATTGAAACATAAGTTAAGTCGACCAAAAACAGTTTAGCTAAAGTTATAAATAAAAGAATCAACCCAAAGACTCTTAAAGGCTTGTAGTTCTTGATTGAACCTAAGATTACTCCAATAAAAGCATAAATCCCCCATGAAGATGAAACAGCCATATATTTTATATTAAGGGTAAATTCATGTGTTAAAGCTTGGACCGTATGTGTAATAAATGGAAGCAATAAAATCATAAACACAATATGGATGATTTGCCTTACTTTTGTTATTTCATTCTTCTTGATTGCTTCGGTTAAAGGTAGCATCCTTAACACAACAATTAGTGTTCCAAGAAATAGTACCCAGTTTAAAAAGTCAATAGAGGCAATTGAATAGAAATCAGTACTGATAATAATGAATCCACTTAACAAATAAATGCTTGCACCAACAGCCTGCTGAAGTTTAGAGGACGCAAGTATCCCAATATAGATTGACAATAATCCTTGTAGAACGATTAACCCCAACACATTTTCTTCATTAAACTTACTTACTAAAAATAATAATAAAGCTAATGTTGATATTGAAAGAGCGATAGGGACCCGTTGTTTATCTTTATTCCAAAAGATGATTGATAACAATGAGTAAGCTGCAAAAGTTAAGAGCACAATCATCTCATACTGAGTCTCTGGAAAGGAAAAACCAACCCAAGACATTGTCAATATAAAGCTAGTATAAAGAACACTTATTTGATACTTTATGAAGTCCTGTTTTAAAAAGAAAGTAGCTACTAACAATCCATGTTGAATCAGTACAGCTATCCCAAATATCCTTTCCTGTCCAGAGCCTGTTATCACTACCGAGGCTAATAAAGTGACATGTAACATGAAAAAAGAAACGAGATAAAGAATTTTAAATTGCTTTTTCAGAGCAAATAAAAGTAATAGACAGTAAAAAATGGTTTCAAAGATCACTAAATTTAGTATATTTGGATCATTATTTTCAAGTAAGAAGGGAATAAGGTACCCTCCAATACCTGTAAGTACTGCAAGCGGCTGTGATTTAAAACGGTGTGAGAAGTATAATCCCATCCCAATCCAAATTAAGTTTAATACGAGTGCAACGAGTAAAGGGACCATATTATAGAGAACATGCATAGCAAAAGTAACGATTAATAAGAGGACGATACTTCCTCCCAATAGAACCTGTCCTAACGCAATCCTGTTACTCCTTATTTGTCGTTGACCTATGTATAGTAATACTGCTGCAGATATATAGCCAATAGTAATTTTTACAGGATCATTTAAATAGCCATAATCTGATGCCGCCTTAAACGCCCAAATAATTCCTAATAATAAAACAAATATAAAAATTCTTGGTAACCAAATTTGACCTATTTGTCGTTCCCAATCAATAGGTTCTCTTTCTTTTATGGTTATTTTTTGCTTGATAGGGGTATCTTCCTTATAGTTAGTCGTAGCTTGGATTGAATCGGTTATTTTTTTAGGTAGTGTTTCAGGACCTCCCCTTTTCAACTCCAAAATCATCATTTTAAGTTCGTGAGCTTCCAGTTGAAGTGCATCTACTTTTTTCTCAAGCTCTTCTATCGTTTTTTTATGAGACAATCGAAATACCTCCCTACATCTTTACTGATAATAATCTCTTTTGAGCGATAGTATAAAAAATTCATTTTGTTCATATCTTGTATAGTCTTATATGTGTTCGTTAAGTATAAGAATTATGATTATGCTTGCACCCTATGGATTATCCATATAGTACCATAAGCTGTTTTGAGTATACCTCACAATGCTCCAATTCGCCTAAAAAGAATTAAAATCAGTTTATTAGATAGACTTATTACTAAAAGGAAAGATGGATTTATAAAAAATTGGTGTCATGTGCTATTCCGTTTGAAAATGTGATATATTTAGTTCAAGAGATATAAGGATGTGTGCGTATGTCAAAAAGATATATACCAAATGCCTTGACGTTTGGTAATTTATTTTGTGGTTTTCTTTCCTTAGGTTATATCATAAATCAAGACATTCGAAATGCTACGATTTTAATTTTTATAGCAATGATGTTAGATGCTCTTGACGGAAGAGCTGCTCGAATACTTGGAGTTTCAAATGATTTTGGGAAGGAATTGGACTCATTAGCTGATATAGTGTCATTTGGTATTGCTCCAGCCTTTTTGGCCATTTATACATATTTTGTAGACTATGGAATGGCTGGGATGGTTATTGCTGGAGTGTTTCCGCTTTTTGGTGCCTATCGATTAGCCAGATTTAATTTAACATCATCCCCTGTGTCTTTAAACTATTTTAAAGGTGTTCCCATTACATTTGCAGGTGGATTAGTGGCTTTTTTAGTTCTTTTCCATAATTCTATTCCCGTTCCTGTCTTTGCAGTTATTTATTTCACCCTTTGTATATTAATGGCAAGCTCGTTTAAAATCCCGAGCTTCAAAGATATTCCTTTACCAAAATATAGCTTTTTGGTTACGCCATTTTTGCTCTATATGACTTTCTTAATCACTAAGTCAAAAAATGTTCCTATCTTCTTTTATGTAGCATTAGGAATTTACATCTTATTTATATTGCTTCGTTTTGTAAAAGAAAAAGAAATAAAGTTTCCAAGGCGAAGATTCAAATTACCAACTAGAAAGTTTAGACTAAGGAAAAGAAAATAAAAAGAAGGGCCTAAACACAATGCTTTTATGCATCCGAGTTAAGGCCCTTTTCATTTATGAGTGCTGAAATAGACTCTTTACGTTTTCGGCAAATTCACCGGCTGATTTTGAAAGTGAACCCTTCATAAGTTTTGATCCCATCGTTGCTAGTTTTCCTGATACCTGTATATCCATCTCATAATCCACCATAGTAGCACCAGACTCTGCATCTGAGAGATGAACTGTCATTGTATTTTGAAAGAGCCCTACCATTGCAAGTGGCTTTCCAGTCATCTCTACTGTAAGCTGCTCCTTTTCAATCGTATTTTTCAACTCTCCCGTTGCTTGAAATTTTAACTTCATTAACTGTGCCTTTAATTCCACAACTGCATCGTATCTTGTTGGGGACACAACTTTTATTTCTTTACATCCCGGAACACATGTTGCTAACTTTTCAGGATTCATAAAAACTTCCCAAACATCATTTCTATTAGCATGAATAAGGAATTGCTTTTTTACTATCATTTTCTTCCACCACCATATATGTAATTTCTAAGATGTAGCTTGTTACATGTGTATTCAGTTAATATAAACTTCATAACAAAATCTTTTTTAGTGTAATAGAAAACGGCCACTATGTTTATTAGTGACCGTTTGAGACCAGGGAAAAAGTGAATTAATTGAGTAGTAGTCTCTTATTAGACTTCGTTTCCTCCTGGGTCGTGTGGAAGTCCGAATCCACGCCTTATCCAGACTTCGTTTCCTTGCTTGGTCGAGTTGAAGTCTGAATCCATGACTTATTCAGACTTCATTTCCTTGTTTGGTCGAGTTGAAGTCTGAATCCATGCCTTATTCAGACTTCGTTTCCTTACTTGATTGAGTTGAAGTCCGAATCCATGCCTCTTTCTGACTTTGATTCCAGAATTGAAAACTCTCTTTCACTGTTCTCGGACCGTTCGAATCTTTTTCCCTTTTAATTTAAAGAAAAGTCACCAGATGTTGTTCTAACCTTCAATTCATGACTAGCGTTACCTATGTTCCCAATAATTCTTTCCTCTGATTTTTCACTATAATTGAACCCTTCTACACTAACATTTCCTTCACCTGAGGTACCTTTAAAATCTAGTGAGATTGCAGTTGGTTTGCTTTTAAAATGTACATTTACATCACCACTCGTTGCAGTAAAATCCATATTTCCACTTACTTCTTCATTTTCTAAGCTTATACTACCTGAATTTGTATTAACTGTGATATCGCCTTTTAAATCTTCCATAATGACATCCCCACTAGAAGCAGCAAGATTGAAGAGGTCAGCTTTAGATTTTATGATTTGTATATCACCACTTGAAGTTTCTAATACAATTTCTTCCGTTGAAATATTTTCGAACCTAACATCTCCTGAACTTACCTTCGTCCTAACTTCACTTAAACGGAGATCCCTCATTTCAACATCAGCTGATGATGCCTCAATAAGAATAGAATGATAGATTTTTTCAGGGAGTTTAAGTGTTAAGTTAAGATCTATCCTGGTAACCCCAACATAGAACATAACATCTAACTTGTCTAAGGAAACTTCTAACCTATCTCCTTTTTGGTCAACAACAAGTTCATATTGGTCTTTAATCTTCTTACTTACACTCCCACTTAGTTCTACAATTATGTCATCACCACTAATTGGTTCAAAGTGTAAATCTGTTGAAGATAAATTAACGTCAATTGTCTCAACTGAATTTGCCTTTACTGTTTTCTCTTCATATACTTCAACTGTGTTGACGGAAAATACATCAGAAAAACTCGCAGTTGCTACAGACCCAACTAAACCAACAATTAATAGTACTAACGCACCCAGTACAACCTTTTTCATGCTGCTTTTCCTCCCTTTATAACGCGAATATTAAATTTGATGTAGCGTAAAATTAAATTGTAAAAATATCTTCCAACATAGATCATACCTACACTTAATAAAACACCTAAACTACATAGTGTTAACGATACAAAAAACGTAAATGGCAAACCCTCAAATCCATTAAAGAAGATTGAAGGAAAAATAGCTAACGGTGATAATGTAAAGGCAATTGCAGTTACGCACAGTCCAACATATACTCCAAATACTCCTAGAACAGGCCCAAGAATAAATACTAGATTAAAGAAACTAAGACTAACAGCTGCGACAATTGCATTGAACATGTTAGGTATCGACTTATCGTTCTCAGCTTTTGTTACACGATAATCGGCTAGTAAGTCCCTAGCAATTATTGTAGGATCACCTAATTCTAGAATTAACTCATCTTCACTTCTACCTTCAGCAAGCCCAATAGAAAAGTGCTCTTCATAGTCATACAGCATCTCTCTTCGATCATGCTCTGGTACCTTCTCTAAAAGCCTATTAAGCTCATTTATAAACCTATTCTTCTCCATGTTGGTGGCCCTCCTCAATAAATTCATTTACAGCACCTGCAAATTGTCGCCATTCCTCAACTAATAATTTCATATAACCCTTTCCTTTATCCGTTAAAGAATAATATTTCCTTGGAGGTCCTTCAGACGATTCAGCTAAATAAGTAGTCACATACTCATCCTTTGTTAACCTCCGCAATAATGGATATAAGGTTCCTTCTGCCACTTCAATTTTACTTGATATATTTTGAGCCAATTCATAACCATACTGGTCTCTTTTAGAAATTAGAATCAACACACATAATTCCAAGGCTCCTTTTTTAAATTGGACATTCAAATTTACTCCCCCTACAAATCATTATTCAGTACTAGATATTATCTAATAGTTATCCAAATTAAACCATTTATTTACCTCAATTTACATCTTACAATACACTAGTGAATAATGCAAGGTACTGAATAATATTTTTTCCAAAAAATACAAAAGACGAAATCATATATGATTTCGTCTTCTATGCTATTAACTTAATTAGACGGTCAATGCTTCCTTACCGTTGATTTCTTTTAATTGATATTCTGAATCTAAAGCAATTTCATTCATAATTTCCACCAGTCTAGAATGGTGAGTGAAGAAGATAATTTGCGTTTGATTTGAAAGTTCTAATAAGATTTTTAAAGTTTCTTTAGCACGAATATCATCAAAGTGGACAAGAATATCATCCACAATAAAAGGCATCGGCTCATTTTCTGATGCATATTTCTCAATACTAGCTATGCGAAGTGCCAAGTAGAGTTGATCTGTTGAACCATCACTCATTCCCTCAACAGGTACCTTGTCACCATTAGATCTAATCCCCATTAGTACAGGCTGATCCTTCTCGTCATAATCAACTTGTAAACCACTAAATGATTGTAAGGTTAATCTAGCAAACAGCTCACTCGCTCTGTTTAAAATAGGATCTTGATTTTGATTTCTATAATGCTCTATACCCCTTTGTAATAGTAAAGATGCAAGCTTTAGATTAACGTATTGATCTGTAACATTAGCAAGTTTAGTAAGCAAACTTGATTTATTTTGTTCTGCAGTAACGGAAGATGTGCTGTTTCCTTGGACTTTTTCTTCATACTCTTTCTTTACAACGCCATAGTTCTGTTCCATTTGAGAGCGTAATGGTTCGATTTCCTCGAGTTTACTCATAATTTCCTCAATTTGAATTCCTAGTTGATCATGGTCTGCATCTTTGGCCTCTTCAAGAACGTCATGAAGTGATAAACCGTTCCCATTTAGCAAAAGCTCCTCCTCAATGGTTCGAATATCCTTCATGTAGTTCTGCTTTAACTGAAACCTTTTCTCAAGATTTTCTAGCTCGTGGACTTCTTGACAATCTGCCATACGCAGTAGCCCATTTATTACTGAATTCGCATTTTCTATTTCTTCTTCAGCATTTCTAATAATATCACGAAGCTTCTTTATTTGTTTTTCTAGGTTTGTATGTTCAGTACGATCAGTCTGAGCTTTTTGAAGAGCTGCATATAAATGATTAACAATTAGATCGGTATTTTCAAGTTCCATTTTAATATCAACTAAATGTAAAAGGGAGGATACACTATTCTCAAATTGTGAGATTTGTATCTTAACAGCTTTTAGGTCCTTTTCAACCTTCTTAAACTCCTCATAAGTCTTAGAGCAATCCTCATATTTACTAAGTAGTCTTTCAGCAACTTTTACAGAGGTAGTAGAAGAAATGTTTGTATCTAGGATAACCTCTGCCCAATCTTTATTCCAATCGCTTATTCTTCTTTTTAACTCATTTACTTTCTGTTCATTCGTATTGAGCCTTCTGTTTATCTCAGATATTCCTTCTAGTAGCCTATTTCTTTTCGCTTCAACTTCTAAAATACTCTTATATTGTCTTTCGGCAATACTTAGTATTTCAGTTAGGGATTTTTCCGAAGATACTTTAGTAAACGTAGATACTGATACCTTTAGTGTATTTTTTAATTGCTCTTTCTTACTTTCTAGCTCTCTGATTGACTTTTTGACTTTCTCATTTTCTTTGACAAGTACTTTAATAAAATCAAACTTACTTATCCATTCCTTCATTTCTGCAGGAGTTAAAGGTGTAATGGTTGTAGGCTTCCATAGTTCTCCCCAAGCCGTTTCCCATTCTACAATTTTATCATGCAGTCTCTTCTCTTCAAGTTCTATTTCTTGAACCTTCTTTTTACAACTATCAATATCTGATAATCTCTTATTTTTTTCTCCTACCTTTGCTGCTTCAAACCTCATTTTATCTGCTATACTATCAGCATTTTTCATACTCTTTTCAAACGTACTTTCACTTGACTCTTCCCAAAATGAAATTTGTGTTGAGGTATTCGTATTCCAGTTTTTAAGCTTACTACAAATTGACTGCCATTCCTGATCGCGGTAAGTTCGAGCATTAACTAAGGTTTCTTCTGATGGAATTTCTGCCAACGCTTCTAGCTCTCTGATTTTTTCTTCGTGTCCTTCAATCAGTTCTTTCTGTGTTGAAAGTTGGCTCTTAACGTGATCCAGCATTTTTATTAATCGTGTTTGTTCCACCTCGTACTTTTTTATCGTTTCCGCTAGGATAGCTACTTCAAGATTCATTAGTTCCTGGTAACTACCACTCCATTGCGGTAACAATTTAACTTCTTCCTCAATTAGCAGTTCCTTTTGGTTAAATTCTGAAATTAATTGTGTAATAGCTTCTTCGATATCTCCAGCACGTTTCACTTGATCAATCACGTCTTCAAGTTCTTCCGTATCGGGCAATTCTGGGAGAGAGTCTAATTCACTTCTTTTGTTTACCAGTTCTTCTTCAATTTCACTTCGCTCTTTGGTGTATTCCTGAAGTGTTTGATCCAGAAGCGGCTTTTCTTTACAAAGCTCACGAATGGTTTCTTTTTTTTCTGAAGTTATACGAAATGTATCAATATATTCTAGTTCAGCATTCGAAGGATCTATTTCCTTCATTATAGCTAATACTCTTTCCTCAAGAATTCCTATTTCACCTTCTAGTCTCGGAACCTGATTTACCTGATTTTGATAAGACTGCATTTCACGGTAAAGAGAATTGATGCTTGCTGCTTGCTCCAATATGCCAGCCGGAATAGTGATTTTTTCCATATCTAACTGAAGATCTCGCTGTTCATTTTCAGCCTTCTTTTTATCTAGGCTAGCTAAATTTAGTTTTTGCTGACTATCTATACGTATCTCTGCGGAGTTTTCAGGCATAGTCGGTAATTCGCCAAGTTCTTTTAGCTTTTGTCGTAAATTTTCCCGTTTAGCGATTTTGGGTAGTGTTAATTTCAATCGCTGTAATTTGTCTTGTTTTCCACGTAGTTCTCTAACCTCTTTACTAATGCTGTCAATCTGCTTTTTACCATCCGAGTATCTTCTTTCAAGGTCTTTCCATGCCTGTACTTTTAGTTGATACTCTGATATTTGTTTTTTAAGTTCTTTTTCTTCTTTTAGGAGTTTATTAATTTCAGGGGTTGAACCACGTTTTTTGTATAAGTCACCTGACTTTTTGTCTAGGTCTTCAAAAACCTTTCGGAGTATGTTAATTCCTGATGCAGCTGAAAATAAGCTTTCACCTAGGTTTCCTCCACTTTGCAATAAGCTCTCTCCACCTTCACGTAGACGCACATGATCAAGAGCGAACATATTTAAGAAATGCTCTTCACTGATTCCTTGTAAAAAGTGGTTAACCATATTTTCATCTAAAGAAGCACCATCAACATCTAGAGTTGTGTTTTTGATTCCTTTTCTTCGAACAAATTGTAAGATTTCACCCGATGATTTTTTTAATTGACCCTCGATGCGAAGCTTTGTATTGCTATGGAGAAAGGAATCATTCGTTTGTTGTGGAAAGCCATACAGAAAGTGGGTTATTGATCTTAATGTAGTACTTTTACCAGCTTCATTTGGTCCATATATCAAGTGGAAGTTCTTCATTTGATCAAAAAGTAGTTCATAATCAGTGAAATGACCAAATGCTCGCAAATTTAAGTAATCAAATCTCATCTCACTTCCACTCCTGTCTTTGTTAAATAGTAAAGAATTAAATCTTCAACATCTTCGATTCTCATTTTAATATTGTCACTATCATTAAAATTAAAGCCTTCTTCACTATTTCGTAGTTCATATGGAAGTGTCTGCCCAATATCTTGAAATTCCGATAGCAAATCTTCTAACATACTTTCATTGTTTCTAGCTTCTTTAATAAATTCTAAAATAACTGCTAAAGGTGTATTTTGTGTCTTTAGTTCGTCGATATTTATTGATCTTGTTGTCTCAATCCTAACTTTTTCAACCCAAATATCGCCTAAACCTACATCCAGAGCAATTGAACGTAAATTGTTTATTAAATGTTCCTTAGATATTAGTAACTCTTGATGAATTTTACTAGTTCCATAAATTCTAAATCTAATAGCAAGGAACCGTCCATCAACTTGTTGATACTTTATCTCTAATACCTCACGTGCCAAATTCATTAACTCATCCATACTCTCAACTTCACTTGCATCAACCTCACAAAGCTCCCAACGCAATACATCAAGTGATATGTGATCTAATGAATCTATCACTCCTTCTTCAACTTTTACAATTGTGCAACCTTTATTTCCTGTTTCTTTGATATGTCTTCCTTGAATATTACCTGGAAATAAGATTACAGGATCGCTTTCATGCAACAGTTCTCTTAAATGAATATGACCAAGGGCCCAATAATCATAACCTAGCCCCTTCATATCCTCTACTGAACAAGGGGCATATGTTTCATGACCTTCTCTTCCAGTAGCACTCGTGTGTAAAATACCGATATTTAAATAATCATCATGTCGTCTAGGATACTTTTTCACTAGATTTTCCTCAACAGCACGAGACGCAAAACCTTGTCCATGAATAGCAACCCTAAGATCATCATCAATATATGATTCTGCTTCTTTTACAGAAAACTCAAAAACGTTATCCGGAAGCTTTAATTCCCTAGTAATGAGACTTGCAGCATCATGATTACCACGGATAAGATAAACCTTAATTTTTTCCTTTTGTAAACGAACCATCTGGTTAGCAAAGAATAGTCCTGTGTTATAGTCCTTCCAATCACCATCATATAAATCACCAGCGATAATAATAAAGGACACTTGATTATTAATTGCTGTATCTATTAAATTTTTAAATGCCTCTCGAGTGGCACTTCTAATTTTATCAACAGGAGCCCCTTCATACTGTTCTAGCCCTGATAACGGACTATCAAGATGAATATCAGCTGCATGAATAAACGAAAATGATAAACTCAAGCAAATTCCTCCTATTATTACAAACTAACAAAGTAATGTTAGCTTGTTTTTCTGGAAAATCGATTCCATTTAATCTATATCTATTCTATCTCTTTCTCTATGAATCAATCAAGTTTGCTAGTAGCGTACTTGTTGATTTATAAGGGTTTTTAGTTATCTAGTAGTTTATGGAAGAAGAAAAGGCTGGGACAAAAGTAGTTTAACTAAATAGGAACCGAACAATGGTT
This window contains:
- a CDS encoding DNA repair exonuclease, translating into MSLSFSFIHAADIHLDSPLSGLEQYEGAPVDKIRSATREAFKNLIDTAINNQVSFIIIAGDLYDGDWKDYNTGLFFANQMVRLQKEKIKVYLIRGNHDAASLITRELKLPDNVFEFSVKEAESYIDDDLRVAIHGQGFASRAVEENLVKKYPRRHDDYLNIGILHTSATGREGHETYAPCSVEDMKGLGYDYWALGHIHLRELLHESDPVILFPGNIQGRHIKETGNKGCTIVKVEEGVIDSLDHISLDVLRWELCEVDASEVESMDELMNLAREVLEIKYQQVDGRFLAIRFRIYGTSKIHQELLISKEHLINNLRSIALDVGLGDIWVEKVRIETTRSINIDELKTQNTPLAVILEFIKEARNNESMLEDLLSEFQDIGQTLPYELRNSEEGFNFNDSDNIKMRIEDVEDLILYYLTKTGVEVR
- a CDS encoding PadR family transcriptional regulator, which codes for MNVQFKKGALELCVLILISKRDQYGYELAQNISSKIEVAEGTLYPLLRRLTKDEYVTTYLAESSEGPPRKYYSLTDKGKGYMKLLVEEWRQFAGAVNEFIEEGHQHGEE
- the pssA gene encoding CDP-diacylglycerol--serine O-phosphatidyltransferase is translated as MSKRYIPNALTFGNLFCGFLSLGYIINQDIRNATILIFIAMMLDALDGRAARILGVSNDFGKELDSLADIVSFGIAPAFLAIYTYFVDYGMAGMVIAGVFPLFGAYRLARFNLTSSPVSLNYFKGVPITFAGGLVAFLVLFHNSIPVPVFAVIYFTLCILMASSFKIPSFKDIPLPKYSFLVTPFLLYMTFLITKSKNVPIFFYVALGIYILFILLRFVKEKEIKFPRRRFKLPTRKFRLRKRK
- a CDS encoding DUF1700 domain-containing protein, producing the protein MEKNRFINELNRLLEKVPEHDRREMLYDYEEHFSIGLAEGRSEDELILELGDPTIIARDLLADYRVTKAENDKSIPNMFNAIVAAVSLSFFNLVFILGPVLGVFGVYVGLCVTAIAFTLSPLAIFPSIFFNGFEGLPFTFFVSLTLCSLGVLLSVGMIYVGRYFYNLILRYIKFNIRVIKGGKAA
- a CDS encoding DUF4097 family beta strand repeat protein, which encodes MKKVVLGALVLLIVGLVGSVATASFSDVFSVNTVEVYEEKTVKANSVETIDVNLSSTDLHFEPISGDDIIVELSGSVSKKIKDQYELVVDQKGDRLEVSLDKLDVMFYVGVTRIDLNLTLKLPEKIYHSILIEASSADVEMRDLRLSEVRTKVSSGDVRFENISTEEIVLETSSGDIQIIKSKADLFNLAASSGDVIMEDLKGDITVNTNSGSISLENEEVSGNMDFTATSGDVNVHFKSKPTAISLDFKGTSGEGNVSVEGFNYSEKSEERIIGNIGNASHELKVRTTSGDFSLN
- a CDS encoding AAA family ATPase, whose protein sequence is MRFDYLNLRAFGHFTDYELLFDQMKNFHLIYGPNEAGKSTTLRSITHFLYGFPQQTNDSFLHSNTKLRIEGQLKKSSGEILQFVRRKGIKNTTLDVDGASLDENMVNHFLQGISEEHFLNMFALDHVRLREGGESLLQSGGNLGESLFSAASGINILRKVFEDLDKKSGDLYKKRGSTPEINKLLKEEKELKKQISEYQLKVQAWKDLERRYSDGKKQIDSISKEVRELRGKQDKLQRLKLTLPKIAKRENLRQKLKELGELPTMPENSAEIRIDSQQKLNLASLDKKKAENEQRDLQLDMEKITIPAGILEQAASINSLYREMQSYQNQVNQVPRLEGEIGILEERVLAIMKEIDPSNAELEYIDTFRITSEKKETIRELCKEKPLLDQTLQEYTKERSEIEEELVNKRSELDSLPELPDTEELEDVIDQVKRAGDIEEAITQLISEFNQKELLIEEEVKLLPQWSGSYQELMNLEVAILAETIKKYEVEQTRLIKMLDHVKSQLSTQKELIEGHEEKIRELEALAEIPSEETLVNARTYRDQEWQSICSKLKNWNTNTSTQISFWEESSESTFEKSMKNADSIADKMRFEAAKVGEKNKRLSDIDSCKKKVQEIELEEKRLHDKIVEWETAWGELWKPTTITPLTPAEMKEWISKFDFIKVLVKENEKVKKSIRELESKKEQLKNTLKVSVSTFTKVSSEKSLTEILSIAERQYKSILEVEAKRNRLLEGISEINRRLNTNEQKVNELKRRISDWNKDWAEVILDTNISSTTSVKVAERLLSKYEDCSKTYEEFKKVEKDLKAVKIQISQFENSVSSLLHLVDIKMELENTDLIVNHLYAALQKAQTDRTEHTNLEKQIKKLRDIIRNAEEEIENANSVINGLLRMADCQEVHELENLEKRFQLKQNYMKDIRTIEEELLLNGNGLSLHDVLEEAKDADHDQLGIQIEEIMSKLEEIEPLRSQMEQNYGVVKKEYEEKVQGNSTSSVTAEQNKSSLLTKLANVTDQYVNLKLASLLLQRGIEHYRNQNQDPILNRASELFARLTLQSFSGLQVDYDEKDQPVLMGIRSNGDKVPVEGMSDGSTDQLYLALRIASIEKYASENEPMPFIVDDILVHFDDIRAKETLKILLELSNQTQIIFFTHHSRLVEIMNEIALDSEYQLKEINGKEALTV
- a CDS encoding DUF2339 domain-containing protein — translated: MSHKKTIEELEKKVDALQLEAHELKMMILELKRGGPETLPKKITDSIQATTNYKEDTPIKQKITIKEREPIDWERQIGQIWLPRIFIFVLLLGIIWAFKAASDYGYLNDPVKITIGYISAAVLLYIGQRQIRSNRIALGQVLLGGSIVLLLIVTFAMHVLYNMVPLLVALVLNLIWIGMGLYFSHRFKSQPLAVLTGIGGYLIPFLLENNDPNILNLVIFETIFYCLLLLFALKKQFKILYLVSFFMLHVTLLASVVITGSGQERIFGIAVLIQHGLLVATFFLKQDFIKYQISVLYTSFILTMSWVGFSFPETQYEMIVLLTFAAYSLLSIIFWNKDKQRVPIALSISTLALLLFLVSKFNEENVLGLIVLQGLLSIYIGILASSKLQQAVGASIYLLSGFIIISTDFYSIASIDFLNWVLFLGTLIVVLRMLPLTEAIKKNEITKVRQIIHIVFMILLLPFITHTVQALTHEFTLNIKYMAVSSSWGIYAFIGVILGSIKNYKPLRVFGLILLFITLAKLFLVDLTYVSIFIRAVLFIGLGIIGIIGSRIFYKNESK